The window CCGTCCTGAGGCTCGCCGAGGCTACGCCGCGCCGACTGCACCTGCGCGCCGATCGCGTCCCGCAGCGACCGGAAGTGCCGGGAGATCGTCTGCAGGGCCAGCGCCGTGTAAGGCTTCGCCGCGCCGGAGCCGGCCACCGCGTCGAACGACGACACCACCATCTGCATCTGCTGGTGGTAGTGCCTGTACCGCCTATCCACCTGGTCCAGCATGGCCATCAGCGCCGTCACCTTGTTCTGGAGGTCCTGCCTCTCCGCCGGCGACAGCTCGGCGGCGGAGCTCCCCTCGTTCTCCTCGCCCTTGTCGCCCTCGACCTTGCCGCACTCGCCGTTGCCAGCCGAGTCGTCCTTCCTGTCCCCCTTCCTCTTGATCGCGTCCCGGACACTGACCACCTCGTCCAGCAGCTCGCGCGCCGCCTTCAGGAACCTCGAGTTCTGCACGTACACGTTCACCTGCGCGTTCCTgctcgccgccatcgccatcgccgaCTGGTTCGGACTCATCAAGGTGGGGAAAGCGGCCGCAGCCATGCCACCCGGACGGCCGTACTGGTAGAGGGACACCGGCACCTGCGAGCCGAGGCTGAGCGACAGGCCGCCCTGGTGACTACGCTGCCCGGccgacgcgccgccgtctcccaTGAGCATCTGCGTCTGCAGGCCGCCGAGCTCGGAGCCGTCCCTCGAGCTCATGAACGCGGCCGGCTCGTCGTCtcggccatcgccgccgccgccgtggtgcGCTATGTGGCTCTGCTGCACGATGGACGCCGGGAGCGGGATCAGGCCGCCGGTCGACGAGTCCGGGTATTGGTTGGACATGGGGTAGTGGTGGTGGAATGACatgtctccgccgcctccgccgccgccggcgaggcccCTCTGATCGTTTGAAGTGGAGAAGAACGTGGCCATCCGATCTTCTTCAGACGCAAATGCAGTCGTCTATCATCAGAAGGGTACCACTGTCGACGCGTGGGAAGGTTTAAGTTTTGTCTTCAGTGTCGAACTGAAGAAATAGAGGATTGGAAACTGTCAGTAAATCCTGCTCAGAATTGTCAGAAGGCAATTTCATCTTGCTCCTAAATTCAAATTACAGTCGCAAATAGCAAGATTTGGAGCAAAGGAAAGATGGTAAAAACATGGTGCGCAAGTGCAACTGTGCATCGACACACTGTAGTGAATTAGGCAGAAGTATGACATGAGTGGACTAGTCAAGAATAACTGCAAATTCATTCAGAAAATTACAAGAGGAGTGAAAGAATTCTACTGCAAGCGAAGTAAATCAAAAGGATAGAATGGATCCAACAGGATTGAAAGCATCTATATATCTACCTGGGAGGATAAACTTCAGGTCACCGTACTTCCCGAGCACACAATCCCTCAATCTTCTTTCTGAAGTACCTGCATACAAAAAGAAACCGAAGCCTTTCCACTCAGCTGATGAAACCAGCATATAATTTCAGGAAAACACCAGTCCAAATCAGTAGTAGTACCTATCAAGGGGGAAAAGGTCTAACTAGACATGACCTGAGATAAACTAAGAACACAAAAAAATATCAGCTACTACTACTTAGCAATTCAGAGGCCAAACTTGCCAAGAATCAGCTAGAACATGAAGCAATTTTTCAAGTTGGTACGGTGCAGCACCCGCCAACCACAAGTAGGTAACCAGGAACAGAGACCTCAACAAGCAAGAAGCCAGAACCACACCAAGAATCCATACAGAAACCAAAACACCTAACCGAAACCTGCTGCTCACTGAATCATCTACAGATTCATGGACGCAAAGGGCAAGGCAAGCTTGCTAAGATAAGCCTGTATCTACACATACCTCTGCAAGAACTGGCTTTGAGGCCAAGCAAGAGCTTCTTCTTGGCTGCTATCTGTTCAGAGTTTTTCTGACAGAAGACCGGCCGGGGACAGAGGGCCGATCCTCCCGGGGATTCTAAAGAGGGGATTAGCAGCGAGGGTGTGGGCTTAAAATAACCAAGAACACTCGTGGGATTGTATCTTGCTGCTTTTGGTGTTCGTCCCTTCTCTTTTGGTTGTTGTAgctcctcctgcctccttccctgagCAATAATATACTCCGGGGCTGCTTGCGCCAATGAGGAGGGCCTGCCTAACACTATCCTCCCGCAAATCCTAAAGAAACCCCACCACCGTTTTTGTTTGTTTCCCTCTCGCTTATTCCTCCCTATCTCCTCTCTTTACCTCACTCGTTTTTTCACGTAGGCTTGCTGCTTTGCGCGCGTGCGTCACGCTCAGGCCACAGGGACGTCGACGGCCGAGATCGGGAGACCGACGCTCGATCTCGGCCGTCGGCATGAGACCGATGCGCCTTTTAGGCATGCAATACATACATAGTATGTACTTTAGTTTAGTTGTGGCTCACATGATAAAACCAAGATATATCACACGGTTGGTTGCAGGTATCTTGCTAACTCTGAAGAATATGCTTCCACATGCAAGTGTTGTTTTTCATTTTCGGTCTGAACAATTAGACAAATCAAAATTTCAAATTTGACGCGGACGCCGCGGACCGGAGTGGGGAAAAAAATGGAGCCCTCGCTTTTATGCCACTATAGAAACCCGTAGATTCTTGCCAGTTTTGAGTGACCTTGCAGCAAGCATACTTGTTGGCCAGTTCGGTTCAGTTAGTCCACTCAGTGCACAAAAAAGCAAAGCAAAGCAGGCCCATTACCCTCCTCACTTGCTGGGTGTGTTCTCAGCTGAAAAGGCCCCCCAAGTTGCCATTTCTAGCTGATTCTCCCCGGCGCCTTGATTGCAAGGGCGCCAATCGGAGAACTTTCAGTAGGTGATGGCATCTGTTAAGACGTATTAGTCCCCTAACCACCAGTTGGTAGACCTAAAACCCTCTTTCCCTCCCCCCTCCCAACCTTCCGTATCTCCCAGCTGATCATCAGATGCTCCTAAGCAACTGCATCACCGGGGACGACGCTGACATCTCACAGAAAGCCAGCCCTACCTACatctacacacacacatacacatttgCAGCACGACCAAATCTTCTACTCTTCTCTTCTCCGGTTGAAGAAAGTGCATGAACAGGAGGCCCCTATCTAGCTAACACCAGATATGCATGATGATGAGATAACTAATGCCCCACAGACCCTTTATTTTTCCGTTTGGTGGCAGCACTTGCTTTTGAAATTGGACATGTGGTAGTGATGTGCAAGGACGAGTGTTTCCGTGGTCCCCCTACAATCATGAATTTGACCCCTCAACCCCCTCGCCGTTGCTTTGCGGGTCGTCTCGCTGAGCGGCGGGCCAGCCCCGAAAGGCGCAGGATTCGGCGGAAATCCGGTGAACAGTCGGGGTGCAGATTGTGATGAAAtgtgtatagtactccctccggtcctttttactctgcatattaggtttgtctgaagtcaatcttaTCCAACTTTGACCAATTTTATGTAAAAAATTGTTGACATTTACATAACAACACCAACATCATTAGATTCAtctcggaatatattttcatattatatttattagatattatagatgctaataatttctaatataaatttggtcaaacttagctaagtttgacttttggcaaatccaatgtgcagagtaaaaaggaccggagggagtattgtcTTTGTTGCTCGGCTCGAATAGATAGATATAGTGTGCACGTATCAAGTTTGTGATTATTCGTAGTTTTGAGAGAATATCTAGgagatatgcaaatcaaatcatcAAAATAATTTTACTAATTTGTGAGGTTTGATTCATTTCATGCTAATTTGTGAGGTTTTGATTCATTTCATGCTAATTTATTATCAGGAAACATAGGTCACATCCCATTTAATTTATTTTCCTCcatctttttttattttgtgaaaacCCAGAATTCTAATCACCACAGGCCGGGGAATCAAACTAGAGAGTCTTCAATGCATGGCAACATTATTCAGTGTGGTGGTGACAGTGATCTTCATAGGTTCGAGTGAGCTGTTGCCAGCGGCTTTATTTCCTCCGAAGTTCAAATGATTTAATGtggtattttgtccaattatagggTCTTGGTTTTTCTTATTCTCCTATGAGGCTACAACCTTTACAAGATATGACATCATAGTTCAGTAGAGATCAACCACTACTACCATATATTCATTCAGATGCATGCTTGGCATGGACTAATTTTAGAGGCCGGCCCGTAATTGATAGGTACAAAtgtgaagctcacaatccttatttCTGAAGAAACACAGGCGTAATCATTCCTAACAGCACTCATGTTGACACATATATAAAGGAAGGGAAAtgtgaagctcacaatccttaattTCCAAGAAACGCAGGTCATGTCGCGATTAGTTATAGACGACGAAGATCCCGTCAGGCGATTTACATCAATCGCCACCTACAGGCCACAGCTAGCTAACAGATCTGTCGGCCTGCCGGCCGGCCCCGGGAACGAAGAAGCTTCAGAGTTCAGACCCGCCGGTGCCACCCAACCCAACGGCCATTGTAGTAGCTAGCAGGCTCCCTTCACTGCTACGTGTCTCTCCTCTGAAAGACCGAGACCTCACCAAATTTGTCCAAGGCCTTTAACAATTAACCAATTGCTGGTAGCTAATTAACTACTAGCTGTCTGGCGATCGTCCTCGGCTTGACCCACCCTTGCTTATCTCAAATTGTTAATCAGGCTATAGGTGACCTCAGTTCTGTCAGTCCGTCACCGGATCGAATTAGGCGGATCGCGCGCGGTGTCGCCGCGCGATTCGCCGACGGGTTGTCCGATTGTGCGGAGGACGGGGTGACCGGCGGAAGTTTCCAATGATTGATTAATCCGAGGGGGTGTGGGAGTGCGGGATAATAGAGAACAAACTCCCGGCACTTCCGTGGACTGCTGATGAGCAGTGCGTTGAAAGGCCATTTTGTTGACAGCTATATAGTATAAGTGCAGTGGACACGTACTTCTACTTCTTATTAAAGCTGCAAGTGCAGAGGGGAATTTCGCAAGCTAGGAGGAATAGAAAATCCTAACTAAGAAACAAGGGCGAGGACAGGGGCACGTACGCACACATTATCCTATATAGTATAAGTGCAGTGGCAGGCTCTGAATGATTGTATATCGAGCAATTGACAGTGAGAGGAAAATCGGGGGAGTAGCGACAAGGGTTGATCTTTACAAGGACAAGGAAACTGTATTCTCGATCGATCGTGGTCGTGGCGGCCATAGAAAACGGGCACTGCTTTTGTACTGTGTTTCGTGTTAGAGAAAACGTGTATAATCTCAATCGACTTTCCCTTCTCGTATCCTTCTCCAACTCCTGTAACTCTTTCCTTGTATGCCAAGGCAGGCTTGCCCCGATCTCAATATATACGACCCGCTCCTCATCGAGGGAGTTCAAGGGATCGCTCATTATCTTTCATGATAATCAGAGCCGCCTCTTCTTATATATCTAGCCACAAACCAAAACCCTAGAAAACCACATACCCCACAAATCAAAACCCAGAAACCGCATCCTATCGTCTCCATGGCTTCCTCTGCCGGCGTCGCCCTCAACCTCGGTTCGTCGCCATCGGAGAAGCTCGCACGAGGAAACTTTATCTTCTGGAAGACTCAGGTGCTACCAGCCCTGCGAGGAGCGCAGGTGACCGGACTCCTCGACAACACAGATGCTGCTCCGCCCAGGATGGTGGAAGTCACAAAGGCTGACAAGACCACGGCCCTAGAGTCGAATCCGCTGTACGGGCCCTGGATCGCCAAAGACCAGCAGGTCCTGTACTATCTCCTCAATTCCATGTCGCCAGAAATTCTTGCACAGGTCGTCGGGAAGGACTCCACCTTCGAGCTCTGGACGACGGTGACAAACCTCTTCGCCTCACAGTCACAATCCCGGATTACCAATCTGAGGATCGCCATCACCAACACCAAGAAGGGCAGCATGTCAAGCTCGGCGTACATGGCGAAGATGAAAAGCCTCGGGGATGAACTAGCTGCTGCCGGTCGTCCCGTCTCtgatccggagatggtggactacatCTTGGCCGGGCTGGACCGCGACTACGACTCCGTGATGGCGGCGATCGGCGCTGTCAAGAACACCATCATCGCGGATGATCTCTTTGCCCAAATCTCTGCCTTTGATCAAAGGATGGAGATGCTAGGTGATTCTTCTTCAGGCGGATTTCACACATCTGCCAACGCGGTCTACAGAGGCCACGGACAGTCCCGCGGCAGATCCTGTgggcgaggaggacgagggcgtggccgtggtgaccgcggtgaccgccAACCCCCTTCCTCCAACGATGGCAATGGCTTCAGAGGGCGTCCTcgacaacagcaacagcagcaccAGGTGCGTGACCAGCAGCATGATTATCCTGAGTGCCAAATATGCTACAAGCATCATCCAGGAGGTGCACGGGTCTGCTGGTGGCGCTATGAGGAGAACGAGCCAGAAGAAAAGGAGGTACATCACAGGTGAACTTGACAagttgacgatgcgggagaagtatAATGGAGACGACCAAATTCGCacggcaagcggttctggtatggATATCACACACATTGGTAGTTCAATTGTTGAAAACCCTGTGAAAAATTTACATCTGACAAATGTCTTGCATATTCCTCAAACATCAAAAAATCTTATTTCCGTTCATCGATTCACTCTTGATAACAATGTCCTTATAGAGTTctatccttattttttcttggttaaggacttgagaacaaggagaatcattcttagaggacggtgcgtgggaggcctctacccactcatatcatcatcatcatcttcatggtccaataagcAAGCAAATATTGTCACCAAGCTTTCATCCTCAAGGTGGCATAGTCGCTTGGGTCATCCATCTTCAGTCATAGTTAAATatgttcttagcaaaaataaactcgcttaggctggtcacaatgggcaagaacatagtctagtaacttacacacttccctagactatgttactacctccacagtgggtaggaacatctatgtagtgtcatgcaacaatgtatttattaggttatagactcattatttcttggagtgtgtgatgttccggtaacttagctagttaccacaagcacctctctcttcattaaatattgacacataagcaaagttgtattgcagtgtgtgatgttactcctaagttcctccccattatgaccagccttatgagcctagtgttgagtcagtttgtgatccgtgtcaacaagcaaaaagtcatcaattaccttacCCTATTTCTACTAGTGCGTCTACTGCCCCACTACAACTTatcttttcagatgtatgggggccagctcctacttcagttggtagattttcctattatgtaagctttattgatgactatagtaaatttacttggatttatttactgaagaaaagATCTGATGTATTCCAAGTTTTTATTAATTTCCAAAATCTTGTTAAACGCAAACTGAACTCCAAGATCATTGCTATGCAaagtgactggggtggtgagtatgaaaagTTGAACTCTTTCTTCCAAAAACTTGGCATATCCCATCATgtctcttgtcctcatgctcaccaacaaaacgggtCTGCCGAAAAaaagcaccgtcacatagttgatATGGGACTTGCGTTATTAGCAAATGCGTCCATGCCActcaaattttgggatgaagccttTTTAACTGCCACATATCTTATCAActtgctttcaagcaaagtcatcAAATTTGAAACACCCATTACACGACTCCTACGTGTCACACCTAACTACACATCTCTTCGcatctttggttgtgcatgttggcccaatCTTCAACCCTACAACACACGTAAACTCGCTTTCTGCTCGAAAAAATGTGTCTTCTTAGGTTATAGCCACATGCATAAAGGGGTCAAATGCCTTGATGTTCCCACTGGTCGGGTCTACATATCCagagatgttgtgtttgatgagtctGTGTTTCCCTTTGCATCTCTTCATCCAAATGCCGGTGCACTTCTCCGTAAAGAAATCCTCCTTCTTCCTCCACATCTTCGGTCCTTTGATCATGGGGGCGACAACAATTGTACTAATCAATGTGATGATGTTTTTGCTGTTACTGGTTCTTCTCTTATGCCTGTGCAGATTTCTGGAGAAAACGGTGCTCAAAATGATCAAAATTTCGAAGATATGGTTCAATTTGATCCAATATTGCATGCTGAGGAAGAGGATGAACCCGGCACGGATAACAAAGGAGATTCGGCGGCGCCTGGCACTCCTGTGCGCGCGTAGGCCTCGGATCGCGCGGGGAGATCGTCATCggatcgcgctccagccggctccactCCAGATTCCAGGGAGGGCCACTCCCGCGCGTCCACATCGCCTACAGGCGGGACCAGCAGCGGGGCCGGATCCCCCTCGTCACGCGCGCGCGCCCAGGTGCGGTCGGGTAGCGGATCCCCTGCGCCAGGTCGATCGGGTGACACCCGTGTGTCTGCATGCGCAGCGGTCACACCGATGGCCGCAGGATCTCCTGCGCATATGGCGACAGATTCGCCTGCTGTGTCAGCGGGTGCAGATTCGC is drawn from Triticum dicoccoides isolate Atlit2015 ecotype Zavitan chromosome 4A, WEW_v2.0, whole genome shotgun sequence and contains these coding sequences:
- the LOC119284643 gene encoding BEL1-like homeodomain protein 7, which encodes MATFFSTSNDQRGLAGGGGGGGDMSFHHHYPMSNQYPDSSTGGLIPLPASIVQQSHIAHHGGGGDGRDDEPAAFMSSRDGSELGGLQTQMLMGDGGASAGQRSHQGGLSLSLGSQVPVSLYQYGRPGGMAAAAFPTLMSPNQSAMAMAASRNAQVNVYVQNSRFLKAARELLDEVVSVRDAIKRKGDRKDDSAGNGECGKVEGDKGEENEGSSAAELSPAERQDLQNKVTALMAMLDQVDRRYRHYHQQMQMVVSSFDAVAGSGAAKPYTALALQTISRHFRSLRDAIGAQVQSARRSLGEPQDGSGAGGLSRLRYIDQHLRQQRAMQQFGMMQQPQHAWRPQRGLPESAVSVLRAWLFEHFLHPYPKDSEKVMLARQAGLSRGQVSNWFINARVRLWKPMVEEMYKEEFGAEMDSTNSSSENAGNKHGKVDEAACSEDQDRDEFQSTSTHAGASQLLNAYKSEPVGSMDAGPLSSLGGGDMGTTYAPAGPSLNHHGPGGGSLLQDAFAHHGGDDARFVTYGGSMGDLGGSVSLTLGLQHCNNNNNNAGHVPPEQQGLLYGNPGDFDFLNGGDDRQRFASSSSQLLHDFVT